Below is a genomic region from Ictalurus furcatus strain D&B chromosome 27, Billie_1.0, whole genome shotgun sequence.
ATGGTATGTGGTGGTGTATAATGTTGTGtgatggtgtataatggtgtgtggTGGTCTATAATGGTGTATAATTTTGTGTggtggtgtataatggtgtataaTGAGTTTGttgtttacagttacagttatatttatataacgcttttctagacactcaaagctctttacatagtatggggggaaGAGGGGGGGATCTCCtgaaccaccactagtgtgtagcctCCACCTGGATGAggcgatggcagccatagtgctccagaactcccaccacacaccagctaatttgttgttgtgtttcagTCTGTAGGCAGGTGGATCGTGTTTATTACCTCTTAACTTTTCTTTCATAAAAATGTCCTagtttacatatatttatataatgtttgGTATTAAAACTGGACTAACAGTTGTATCTTGTATAAGAACTAATATGCACGTATTTTCTGTATGACTTACAAACTTTATTTGAGACTCTAACTGCCGATTCTCTGTTTCCTCTCCTACAGGGAAAGATAACAGGAGATCAGGTATAAAATACCTCCTCAGGAAAATGGGACAATCGGACgctccatccttccatcctttgACACTAAAACTCGCTCTGTTCTTCATATTTTTATCCCACGATCTCCAGCATGTTGCTGCTGGAGGCTCCATGCTTCATGAAGCTTCAGTTCTAGCCAATAACACAGAATCCTGCTCAGGTAGTTATGAGTGTAAAGAAGGAGTGATCCTGCCAATATGGAGGCCAGAATATCCGTCGTTCGGAGACAAGCTGGCGAGAGCCACTATCTATTTCGTTGCGATGGCGTATATGTTCCTTGGGGTCTCCATCATTGCGGACCGTTTTATGGCATCCATTGAGGTCATCACATCACAAGAGAAGGAAATCACCATCAAGAAGCCAAACGGGGAAACCACAACCACTACGGTTCGCATCTGGAACGAAACCGTGTCCAATCTGACCCTAATGGCGTTGGGATCATCTGCCCCAGAGATCATGCTCTCTGTTGTTGAGGTTTGTGGACACAACTTCGACGCAGGTGAGCTGGGGCCAAACACCATCGTGGGCAGCGCTGCCTTCAATATGTTCGTTATTATCGGACTTTGTGTTTCTGTCATCCCAGACGGCGACCATCGcaaagtgaaacatctcagAGTGTTCTTCGTAACTGCAGCCTGGAGCATCTTTGCTTACACCTGGCTGTACCTGATCCTGGCTGTGATTTCTCCAGGTGTTGTGGAGGTGTGGGAGGGTCTACTGACactcttcttcttccccatATGCGTGGTGTTCGCATGGGTCGCTGACCGCAGACTTCTATTCTACAAATACGTTTATAAAAGGTACAGAGTGGGGAAGCAGCGAGGAATGATCATTGAGACCGAAGGAGAACCGGAACTCCAGTCAAAAACAGACGTCGAAATGGACGGACAGATGCTCGGCTTTCTAGATGGGACTGCGGATACGTCTGTGGAGATGGACGAGGAGGAAACCAGGAGAGAAATGGCGAAGATTTTAAAGGaactgaaacagaaacatcCAGAAAAAGACATGGAGCAGCTTGTGGAGATGGCTAACTACCAACTTCTCAGCCAGCAGCAGAAGAGTCGAGCATTTTATCGCTGCCAGGCCACGAGGCTGATGACCGGTGCAGGAAACATCCTGAAGAAACATGCAGCAGATCAGGCCAGAAGAGCACTGGGCACCTACGAACTACGATCTGAGGTTTCAGAAAACGATCTCTCCTCAAAGATCTTCTTCGATCCTGGCTCATACCAGTGTTTGGAAAACTGTGGCTCGGTAGCTCTGAACGTGGTCCGACGTGGAGGCGACTTGACCAGCACGGTTTCTGTGAAATACCGAACGGAAGACGGTACCGCCAACGCAGGCTCGGATTACCAGTTCACCGAGGGTGTCATCGTCTTCAAACCGGGTGAGACTGAGAAGGAAATCCGAGTGGAAATCATCGATGATGACATCTTTGAAGAAGATGAGCATTTCCTGGTCCACCTGAGCAACATCAGGGTCCTGTCTGAGGGAACAAACCATGAAAATTCGATCTCCAATCACGTGGACAGCCTGGCAGGACTGGGACTTCCATCCACCGCCACGGTGACCATCTTTGATGACGATCACGCTGGGATCTTTATGTTTGAGGAACCAATGATGCATGTCAGCGAGAGCATCGGGGTGATGGAGGTGAAGGTGGTGAGGATGTCTGGAGCTCGAGGGGTCGTCGTGGTTCCATATAAAACCATCGCGGGAACGGCTAAAGGAGGAGGTGAGGACTTTGAGGATACCTTCGGAGTCCTGGAGTTCCAGAACGACGAGACCTCGTAAGTCTTGACTTGTGTAGATGTATCGAGCTCTGTGCGTTCTTTAAACCTGTTTATCATTCCATTCCATCCCTTCATCCACTTCCCCTCAGTGTTTATAGCCTCACATCTGAGTTTACTGGCTTGTGCTTGTTTCACTCTTGTACGTTTCCTTTGCTTCATGATTCTACTTCCTCCTCTCAGCTTCATTTTCAATCTCACAGCATGATTTATCTCacacacgatacattaagacaTTTTTAAGACAATTTCATGTCTAGATTTGGACATGTAAACAGGTTTGGTGAATTCAAATGGAGCTCTTGAATTCGTCATTTTGACACAGTACACTCCAGAAatactgttgctaggcaacatcAAGCTTTAGCTAGTGAGCTAGGGGCTAAGGATTTAGTTAGCTAACAGGTTAGAAGTAAATTTTTTTACTGACAAACATGGAAACAACACAAAATTGTCCGGAAGGGCAACAATTTCCACAGCCGTGATggtaaattattgaaaaaacaCTCCACTTGACAAAGATTACACAATATTTACACTTAGCATCCACTGCTAGCACGAGTTGTAGCGTACTGAGAACCGAGACAGGAactgacagtaaaaaaaatgctcattATTTTATAAGGAATTGATATTATTATGAAATGAGAATTTGATTAGCAAGAGGCAAGCTAGCTGCTAAGCGCACTGCTAATTCTAAACAGTTATGTAGCATCAAGACTTTTCCACAGCTGGAGTTTATCAGGCTTTCACAGGAAACGATCCATATTAAAAGTAACTTCACAGTTAGGAGTTTCCTTCATTTGCTTGTCAGGAGCTGGAGTTTCTCCTCttatggaacacacacacacaccgtcacatCACCGTTTATCTGCACATCACGTGACATTTTCCGTTGGATGGAGAATATAACGAGGGCAGATATGATCTAAACAGCCTGCCTGAGAGCTCGGACGGTTTGAAATGGAAAAGCGTCCCGAGCCTGAGCTAGCCCCATGTGATGTAGCTACACTTTGAAGTACACCGGCTGTGGCTAACGCTAACGCTCCTTATATAGCCAGGCTCTGAATGGTGTTTGGAGTTTGTGAGACGGTACAGGACAGCATGCAGGATGACAtaaatctcacacacccacacacacacacacacacacacacacacacacacacacacactgagcgcCTGCATTCTTTAAACTAAATTAGCTTAGCATTGTTGTGTGATTTGTGTTTGGTTTAAAGATTGTAATGGAGTAATAATTCTGATTAATGGAGGGTAAAATAATCCTAATCATAAACTCTGAATTTTGCAGTTAGACCTGATTTATTAAAGCTTTTAGACCATACTAAATCTTATGCTAAGCATCTGCAGTTTAACAAACCAtttctctagctctctctctctctctctctctcacacacacacctatcatACACCATTAAACCATTACACACCATAATACACCACTACACACCATTATCCACCACTATACACTTATTATACACCACTACACACCATTACACAGCAATACACACCTATTATACACTatcacacaccattacaccactacacacctattatacaccatcacacaccattaTACGCCACTATACACCACtacacaccattatacaccactacacaccattactcaccattatacaccactacacatcattatacaccactacacacctattatacaccatcacacactattaaacaccattatacaccgttacacaccacttgccagtctcagtgaaggcaccgtggcctctgtgtgtccaAATGCGTCCATgtctattttaaatgtatgccTTATACATAttgcatacattttaaaattatatcaGGTCACATGATGTCAGTAATGAAATTCAGCTCCAGTGTCATTGCAGTGCTCTGTTCCATCAcactgatgtttgtgtgtgtgtgtgtgtgtgtgtgtgtgtgtgtgtgtgtgtgtgtgttggggggttAAACCGAactgaaattaatttttttctggatttattttttgccataAGTAAACAGAGTGAGATTCGATGTGGGATTTGTTTATCTTGGCGTTTGGGTGTAAGGGTCACGGAGGGAACATGATGCCTTGGGGAGTGTACTGAATTCCTATTAATACATGAAAAATCTTTccactctgaacacacacacatacacactatattattattgttgttgttgttgttattattattattattattattattcagggaAGAGAAGGGAGGGTGAAGCACTGCTGAGACCACAATGGGTG
It encodes:
- the slc8a1a gene encoding sodium/calcium exchanger 1a, translating into MGQSDAPSFHPLTLKLALFFIFLSHDLQHVAAGGSMLHEASVLANNTESCSGSYECKEGVILPIWRPEYPSFGDKLARATIYFVAMAYMFLGVSIIADRFMASIEVITSQEKEITIKKPNGETTTTTVRIWNETVSNLTLMALGSSAPEIMLSVVEVCGHNFDAGELGPNTIVGSAAFNMFVIIGLCVSVIPDGDHRKVKHLRVFFVTAAWSIFAYTWLYLILAVISPGVVEVWEGLLTLFFFPICVVFAWVADRRLLFYKYVYKRYRVGKQRGMIIETEGEPELQSKTDVEMDGQMLGFLDGTADTSVEMDEEETRREMAKILKELKQKHPEKDMEQLVEMANYQLLSQQQKSRAFYRCQATRLMTGAGNILKKHAADQARRALGTYELRSEVSENDLSSKIFFDPGSYQCLENCGSVALNVVRRGGDLTSTVSVKYRTEDGTANAGSDYQFTEGVIVFKPGETEKEIRVEIIDDDIFEEDEHFLVHLSNIRVLSEGTNHENSISNHVDSLAGLGLPSTATVTIFDDDHAGIFMFEEPMMHVSESIGVMEVKVVRMSGARGVVVVPYKTIAGTAKGGGEDFEDTFGVLEFQNDETSKSVQINIIDDEEYEKNKNFFMEIGEPRLVEMSERKAVLLHECGDFVKTEKQLFGRDVYRKVQGRDNPIPADIVTITDEGVKQSFSQKEEEEMRIAELGRPSLGENSRLEVVIEESYEFKSTVDKLIKKTNLALLVGTNTWREQFVEAITVNSGDDDDDEEECGEEKLPSCFDYFMHFLTIFWKVAFAFVPPTDYWNGWACFIISIGMIGLLTAVIGDLASHFGCTIGLKDSVTAVVFVALGTSVPDTFASKVAAIQDQYADASIGNVTGSNAVNVFLGIGVAWSIAAIFHQWHGREFRVAPGTLAFSVTIFTIFAFVCIAVLMYRRRPNIGGELGGPRGAKILTSGLFFSLWLLYIILSSLEAYCIIKGF